A genomic window from Purpureocillium takamizusanense chromosome 2, complete sequence includes:
- a CDS encoding Torulene dioxygenase (EggNog:ENOG503NYJJ~COG:Q), which translates to MALNESGVIRRPIDTEAQDSKQQRQNFETALYKEWPNHAGFEHLDEHRGPVKLLVKGNIPSFAAGSLYRTGPGQSAVEDTARGTHYVSHWFDGFAHTHKFDILAPEEDGGDTTVIYSSRRQSEEHVAAIKKIGWRHSTSFGQRADPCVGRFAKFMSFFKPHHENNSVVVLTNVPGLPDKRPENTTTGHRTGTRNVYLSTDNDALQEIDPDALEPLGYTKQVALHPDLKGPLSCAHAQRDPETGDYFNFNIEVGRKTTYRVFRVNAAVGTTDILAAITEPDLAPAYIHSFFLTENYVVLCVPSSHYGWSGLKILWENNLLDALKPFDKSRRCKWFVVDRRHDKGVVARFSTPAGFFFHSINAFEKCEKDETGQERTVLNMDLTMYETTDIMLGLYYDVILDRKDAAKAYWEKWGHQNLATRHARVRFPMPTCPQTEHEGAAAEGEEVLSIPSPHSGELSTIHPGKAGKPYRYVYGAGSRGLSTFMDSIVKTDLKTREAVLWSGPPAHSPCEPIFVPRPGGASEDDGVVLTVVLDGTAQRSYLLCLDAATMEEVGRAEADFAIGIGFHGHHASAL; encoded by the exons ATGGCCCTAAACGAGTCCGGAGTGATCCGTCGTCCCATAGACACGGAAGCGCAAgacagcaagcagcagcgccagaaCTTCGAAACGGCTCTTTATAAGGAGTGGCCCAATCACGCCGGA TttgagcacctcgacgagcatAGAGGCCCCGTGAAACTTCTTGTCAAGGGCAACATTCCCTCTTTTGCTGCTGGATCCCTGTACCGGACAGGACCAGGCCAGTCCGCCGTCGAAGACACTGCCCGTGGGACGCATTATGTGAGCCACTGGTTCGATGGTTTcgcccacacacacaaattcgacatcctcgccccggaggaggatggtggcGATACCACCGTTATTTACTCGTCTCGGCGTCAATCAGAAGAGCATGTCGCTGCCATTAAAAAGATTGGGTGGCGACACAGCACTTCGTTTGGCCAACGAGCAGACCCTTGCGTTGGCAGGTTTGCCAAGTTCATGAGCTTCTTCAAACCCCACCATGAGAACAACAGCGTCGTTGTCTTGACCAACGTGCCCGGTTTGCCAGATAAGCGCCCCGAAAACACAACGACCGGTCACCGTACGGGGACTCGGAATGTCTATCTTAGCACGGACAACGACGCGCTGCAAGAGATTGACCCCGACGCCCTTGAACCCCTTGGGTACACTAAGCAGGTGGCGCTTCACCCGGATCTCAAAGGCCCGCTTTCGTGCGCTCATGCCCAGAGAGATCCCGAGACGGGCGACTATTTCAACTTCAACATCGAGGTCGGCCGCAAGACCACGTACCGCGTATTCCGTGTCAACGCCGCGGTGGGCACCACAGACATTTTAGCCGCCATCACAGAGCCCGACTTGGCTCCAGCATATATCCACAGCTTCTTCCTGACAGAGAACTACGTTGTCTTGTGCGTCCCTTCGTCTCACTATGGATGGAGTGGGCTGAAAATTTTGTGGGAGAACAATTTGCTCGATGCCTTGAAGCCGTTTGACAAATCGCGACGGTGCAAGTGGTTCGTGGTAGATAGGCGGCATGACAAAGGGGTTGTTGCCCGCTTCTCGACGCCGGCTGGCTTCTTTTTCCACTCCATCAATGCTTTCGAAAAATGTGAGAAGGATGAGACCGGACAGGAACGCACGGTTCTCAACATGGACCTCACAATGTACGAAACGACGGACATAATGCTCGGGCTCTACTACGATGTCATTCTCGACAGAAAAGACGCGGCAAAGGCCTATTGGGAGAAGTGGGGTCACCAGAACTTGGCCACTCGGCATGCCAGGGTCCGGTTCCCGATGCCGACATGCCCTCAGACGGAACATGAaggggctgccgccgagggagAGGAGGTCCTTTCGATTCCGAGCCCCCACTCCGGCGAGCTGTCGACGATCCACCCGGGCAAGGCTGGGAAACCATATCGGTACGTCTACGGGGCAGGGTCGCGTGGGTTGAGTACGTTTATGGACTCGATCGTCAAGACGGATCTGAAAACGCGCGAGGCGGTGTTGTGGAGCGGTCCGCCGGCGCACTCGCCATGCGAGCCCATCTTTGTACCACGTCCGGGcggggcgagcgaggacgacggcgtcgtaTTGACGGTGGTCCTGGACGGTACGGCGCAGAGGTCGTATCTACTGTGCTTGGACGCGGCCACGATGGAAGAGGTTGGCAGAGCCGAAGCCGACTTTGCCATTGGCATTGGCTTCCACGGGCACCACGCGTCGGCACTATAA
- the ubp14 gene encoding Ubiquitinyl hydrolase 1 (COG:O~EggNog:ENOG503NX3U~MEROPS:MER0005430): MSCPHLESAGLAPPTPAQSVYREDCTQCFDSIDDPNGLDVCLQCFNGGCSGDRLHARLHKTLWGHPLALNIRRTRKTVVRDEPPPKMSKLAIAAETEADRYDTALAAKCLECNTELDIASPKLAPIVDGIMKANTFSRKEEVKAWEQELTSCEHILLLQQHEPRRIEQGDLGHCSKCDLKENLWLCLECGNLGCGRKQMGGVDGNSHALSHSDESGHGVAVKLGSITPEGTADIYCYKCDEERVDDNLGLHLAHWGIMLAERQKTEMSLTEMQIEQNLKWDFSMTTEDGKDLKPLCGPGLTGLKNLGNSCYLASMVQCLFDMPSFRERYYRPADQLPVVQEPAADLETQLRKMADGLCSGRYAKPDDSVIAESEVRYQKGLTPAMLKHLIGRGHDEFSTMRQQDALEFLQHLFKLITRSKHDEGLGDPTTPFRFVLEQRLQCLGCRKVKYSTTEQDNVFIDVPLEKLPKAEGAEDLGDKYKAVTLKECLDTFTGAEKVELTCSACGNKDGFTKQSLFKTFPEVLVLNARKMTVVNWVPIKVDVPVIVPDEPFLLDSYQSKGLQPSEELLPDEPEAQAPAFVPEPTALAQLEGMGFPRNRCEKALHATGNSDANAAMEWLFGHMEDPDIDAPLDLGQGGGPAAGVADPEKIEMLGAMGFGAPQAKKALKETGGDVERAVEWLFSHPDDQGLFEDDNDAAPSTEPAGAAASKELAGSAKLPARFQLQSISCHKGTSIHAGHYVAFVRKQLNGNGEGEGEGEKWVLFNDEKVVEAHDVDEMRKFAYVYFFKRT, encoded by the exons ATGTCGTGCCCTCACCTGGAGTCTGCCG GTCTCGCACCGCCGACTCCGGCTCAATCCGTGTACCGGGAGGACTGCACGCAATGCTTCGACTCCATT GACGACCCGAACGGGCTGGATGTCTGCCTCCAGTGCTTCAACGGCGGCTGTTCGGGCGACCGCCTGCACGCGCGGCTTCACAAGACCCTCTGGGGTCATCCGCTAGCCCTCAACATTCGCAGGACCCGAAAGACAGTGGTGCGAGACGAGCCGCCTCCGAAGATGTCCAagctcgccatcgccgccgagaccgaGGCAGACCGCTACGACacggcccttgccgccaagTGCCTCGAGTGCAACACTGAGCTCGACATTGCCAGCCCCAAGCTGGCGCCCATAGTCGACGGAATTATGAAGGCCAACACCTTTTCGCGCAAGGAAGAGGTCAAGGCTTGGGAGCAGGAGCTCACGAGCTGCGAGCATATTCTCCTACTACAGCAGCACGAGCCGCGCCGCATAGAGCAGGGAGACTTGGGCCACTGCTCCAAGTGCGACCTCAAGGAGAACCTCTGGCTGTGTCTGGAATGCGGTAACCTGGGCTGTGGACGGAAACAAATGGGAGGCGTCGATGGCAACTCACACGCGCTGAGCCACTCGGACGAgtccggccacggcgtcgccgtcaagctcGGGTCCATCACCCCCGAGGGCACCGCCGACATCTACTGCTACAAgtgcgacgaggagcgcgtcgacgatAACCTCGGCCTGCATCTCGCGCACTGGGGGATCATGCTTGCGGAGCGCCAAAAGACGGAAATGAGCCTGACGGAAATGCAGATCGAGCAGAATCTCAAGTGGGACTTTAGTATGACGACCGAAGACGGCAAGGACTTGAAGCCTCTCTGCGGACCAGGCCTCACCGGTCTGAAGAATCTCGGCAACAGCTGCTACCTGGCCAGCATGGTCCAGTGTCTCTTCGACATGCCGTCTTTCCGCGAGCGATACTACCGGCCCGCCGACCAACTTCCGGTGGTGCAGGAGCCGGCCGCTGACCTGGAGACGCAGCTTCGCAAAATGGCTGACGGACTTTGCTCTGGGCGCTACGCGAAACCGGATGACTCGGTGATTGCTGAGTCGGAAGTCCGGTACCAAAAGGGCCTGACGCCCGCTATGCTCAAGCATCTCATCgggcgcggccacgacgagtTTTCCACCATGAGACAACAGGATGCGCTAGAGTTTTTGCAGCACTTATTCAAGCTGATAACAAGGTCGAAGCATGACGAAGGCCTCGGCGACCCTACTACGCCGTTCCGCTTTGTTTTGGAGCAGAGGCTGCAGTGTCTGGGCTGCCGCAAGGTCAAGTATAGCACGACCGAGCAGGACAACGTTTTCATCGACGTGCCGTTGGAAAAGCTGCCCAAGGCAGAGGGAGCCGAGGACCTTGGTGATAAGTACAAGGCTGTGACACTCAAGGAGTGCCTCGACACCTTCACCGGTGCGGAAAAGGTCGAGCTGACGTGCTCCGCGTGTGGCAACAAGGATGGCTTTACGAAGCAGTCCCTCTTTAAGACCTTTCCAGAAGTGCTCGTTCTCAACGCGAGGAAGATGACGGTGGTGAACTGGGTGCCGATCAAGGTGGACGTGCCAGTCATTGTCCCTGATGAGCCGTTCCTGCTGGACAGCTATCAGTCCAAGGGACTGCAGCCTTCCGAAGAGCTACTTCCCGATGAACCCGAGGCCCAAGCCCCAGCATTCGTGCCAGAACCGACGGCACTGGCACAGCTTGAGGGGATGGGCTTCCCGCGGAACCGGTGCGAGAAGGCTCTGCACGCCACGGGCAACTCGGACGCCAACGCTGCCATGGAATGGCTCTTTGGCCACATGGAGGACCCGGACATCGATGCGCCTCTCGACCTCGGACAAGGCGGTGGCCCCGCGGCTGGTGTGGCGGACCCGGAGAAGATTGAGATGCTGGGGGCCATGGGCTTTGGCGCGCCAcaggcgaagaaggcgctcaaggaaacgggcggcgacgttgagCGTGCCGTCGAGTGGCTGTTTAGCCACCCCGACGACCAGGGCCTGTTcgaggacgacaacgacgcggcgccgagcaccgAGCCtgctggggccgccgcctccaaggAGCTAGCCGGGAGCGCGAAGCTGCCGGCCAGGTTCCAGCTGCAGTCGATTTCCTGCCACAAGGGAACCAGCATCCACGCAGG CCACTACGTGGCCTTTGTCCGCAAGCagctcaacggcaacggcgagggcgagggcgagggcgagaagtGGGTGCTGTTCAACGACGAAaaggtggtggaggcgcaCGACGTGGACGAGATGCGCAAGTTTGCGTACGTCTACTTCTTCAAGCGGACCTAG
- the ubp14 gene encoding Ubiquitinyl hydrolase 1 (COG:O~EggNog:ENOG503NX3U~MEROPS:MER0005430), with amino-acid sequence MSKLAIAAETEADRYDTALAAKCLECNTELDIASPKLAPIVDGIMKANTFSRKEEVKAWEQELTSCEHILLLQQHEPRRIEQGDLGHCSKCDLKENLWLCLECGNLGCGRKQMGGVDGNSHALSHSDESGHGVAVKLGSITPEGTADIYCYKCDEERVDDNLGLHLAHWGIMLAERQKTEMSLTEMQIEQNLKWDFSMTTEDGKDLKPLCGPGLTGLKNLGNSCYLASMVQCLFDMPSFRERYYRPADQLPVVQEPAADLETQLRKMADGLCSGRYAKPDDSVIAESEVRYQKGLTPAMLKHLIGRGHDEFSTMRQQDALEFLQHLFKLITRSKHDEGLGDPTTPFRFVLEQRLQCLGCRKVKYSTTEQDNVFIDVPLEKLPKAEGAEDLGDKYKAVTLKECLDTFTGAEKVELTCSACGNKDGFTKQSLFKTFPEVLVLNARKMTVVNWVPIKVDVPVIVPDEPFLLDSYQSKGLQPSEELLPDEPEAQAPAFVPEPTALAQLEGMGFPRNRCEKALHATGNSDANAAMEWLFGHMEDPDIDAPLDLGQGGGPAAGVADPEKIEMLGAMGFGAPQAKKALKETGGDVERAVEWLFSHPDDQGLFEDDNDAAPSTEPAGAAASKELAGSAKLPARFQLQSISCHKGTSIHAGHYVAFVRKQLNGNGEGEGEGEKWVLFNDEKVVEAHDVDEMRKFAYVYFFKRT; translated from the exons ATGTCCAagctcgccatcgccgccgagaccgaGGCAGACCGCTACGACacggcccttgccgccaagTGCCTCGAGTGCAACACTGAGCTCGACATTGCCAGCCCCAAGCTGGCGCCCATAGTCGACGGAATTATGAAGGCCAACACCTTTTCGCGCAAGGAAGAGGTCAAGGCTTGGGAGCAGGAGCTCACGAGCTGCGAGCATATTCTCCTACTACAGCAGCACGAGCCGCGCCGCATAGAGCAGGGAGACTTGGGCCACTGCTCCAAGTGCGACCTCAAGGAGAACCTCTGGCTGTGTCTGGAATGCGGTAACCTGGGCTGTGGACGGAAACAAATGGGAGGCGTCGATGGCAACTCACACGCGCTGAGCCACTCGGACGAgtccggccacggcgtcgccgtcaagctcGGGTCCATCACCCCCGAGGGCACCGCCGACATCTACTGCTACAAgtgcgacgaggagcgcgtcgacgatAACCTCGGCCTGCATCTCGCGCACTGGGGGATCATGCTTGCGGAGCGCCAAAAGACGGAAATGAGCCTGACGGAAATGCAGATCGAGCAGAATCTCAAGTGGGACTTTAGTATGACGACCGAAGACGGCAAGGACTTGAAGCCTCTCTGCGGACCAGGCCTCACCGGTCTGAAGAATCTCGGCAACAGCTGCTACCTGGCCAGCATGGTCCAGTGTCTCTTCGACATGCCGTCTTTCCGCGAGCGATACTACCGGCCCGCCGACCAACTTCCGGTGGTGCAGGAGCCGGCCGCTGACCTGGAGACGCAGCTTCGCAAAATGGCTGACGGACTTTGCTCTGGGCGCTACGCGAAACCGGATGACTCGGTGATTGCTGAGTCGGAAGTCCGGTACCAAAAGGGCCTGACGCCCGCTATGCTCAAGCATCTCATCgggcgcggccacgacgagtTTTCCACCATGAGACAACAGGATGCGCTAGAGTTTTTGCAGCACTTATTCAAGCTGATAACAAGGTCGAAGCATGACGAAGGCCTCGGCGACCCTACTACGCCGTTCCGCTTTGTTTTGGAGCAGAGGCTGCAGTGTCTGGGCTGCCGCAAGGTCAAGTATAGCACGACCGAGCAGGACAACGTTTTCATCGACGTGCCGTTGGAAAAGCTGCCCAAGGCAGAGGGAGCCGAGGACCTTGGTGATAAGTACAAGGCTGTGACACTCAAGGAGTGCCTCGACACCTTCACCGGTGCGGAAAAGGTCGAGCTGACGTGCTCCGCGTGTGGCAACAAGGATGGCTTTACGAAGCAGTCCCTCTTTAAGACCTTTCCAGAAGTGCTCGTTCTCAACGCGAGGAAGATGACGGTGGTGAACTGGGTGCCGATCAAGGTGGACGTGCCAGTCATTGTCCCTGATGAGCCGTTCCTGCTGGACAGCTATCAGTCCAAGGGACTGCAGCCTTCCGAAGAGCTACTTCCCGATGAACCCGAGGCCCAAGCCCCAGCATTCGTGCCAGAACCGACGGCACTGGCACAGCTTGAGGGGATGGGCTTCCCGCGGAACCGGTGCGAGAAGGCTCTGCACGCCACGGGCAACTCGGACGCCAACGCTGCCATGGAATGGCTCTTTGGCCACATGGAGGACCCGGACATCGATGCGCCTCTCGACCTCGGACAAGGCGGTGGCCCCGCGGCTGGTGTGGCGGACCCGGAGAAGATTGAGATGCTGGGGGCCATGGGCTTTGGCGCGCCAcaggcgaagaaggcgctcaaggaaacgggcggcgacgttgagCGTGCCGTCGAGTGGCTGTTTAGCCACCCCGACGACCAGGGCCTGTTcgaggacgacaacgacgcggcgccgagcaccgAGCCtgctggggccgccgcctccaaggAGCTAGCCGGGAGCGCGAAGCTGCCGGCCAGGTTCCAGCTGCAGTCGATTTCCTGCCACAAGGGAACCAGCATCCACGCAGG CCACTACGTGGCCTTTGTCCGCAAGCagctcaacggcaacggcgagggcgagggcgagggcgagaagtGGGTGCTGTTCAACGACGAAaaggtggtggaggcgcaCGACGTGGACGAGATGCGCAAGTTTGCGTACGTCTACTTCTTCAAGCGGACCTAG
- the MAD2 gene encoding Mitotic spindle checkpoint component mad2 (BUSCO:EOG09264BJC~EggNog:ENOG503NXDB~COG:D~COG:Z), whose amino-acid sequence MSSKEASSSSTKDKDKDKSKVHKLSLKGSSRLVAEFFQYSIHTILFQRGVYPAEDFTAVKKYGLNMLVSADDQVKAYIKKIMSQLDKWMVGGKISKLVIVITDKDTGEHVERWQFDVQISQPPPKSKSSKSAPKPSAVAAAAQQDQENSSSAAGTSAAAPPDNKTEAEIQAEIAAIFRQITASVTFLPQLSGDCTFNVLVYADADSDVPVEWGDSDAKEIANGEHVQLRGFSTANHRVDTIVSYRLGDS is encoded by the exons ATGTCATCCAAAgaggcgtcgtcctcctccaccaaGGATAAGGACAAGGATAAGTCCAAGGTGCACAAGCTCTCCCTCAAGGGCAGctcgcgcctcgtcgccgagttT TTCCAATACTCCATCCATACCATCCT CTTCCAGCGCGGTGTATACCCAGCCGAGGACTTTACAGC CGTCAAGAAATATGGCCTCAACATGCTTG TCTCCGCCGACGATCAGGTCAAGGCGTACATCAAGAAGATCATGTCCCAGCTCGACAAGTGGATGGTCGGCGGCAAGATCTccaagctcgtcatcgtaATCACCGACAAGGACACgggcgagcacgtcgagcggTGGCAGTTTGAT GTCCAAATCTCCCAACCGCCCCCAAAGTCCAAATCGTCCAAGTCCGCGCCCAAaccctccgccgtcgccgccgccgcacaaCAAGACCAAGAGAACTCGTCCTCCGCGGCGGGgacgtcggcagcggcgccacctGACAACAagaccgaggccgagatccAGGCCGAaatcgccgccatcttccgCCAAATCACCGCCTCCGTCACCTTCCTGCCCCAGCTCAGCGGCGACTGCACCTTCAACGTGCTCGTctacgccgacgccgactcgGACGTGCCCGTCGAGTGGGGCGACTCGGACGCAAAGGAGATTGCAAACGGCGAGCACGTCCAGCTCCGCGGCTTCAGCACCGCGAACCACCGCGTCGACACCATCGTGAGCTATCGCCTAGGCGACTCGtga